One Candidatus Omnitrophota bacterium genomic window carries:
- a CDS encoding rRNA (cytidine-2'-O-)-methyltransferase gives MNELNVIATPIGNLGDITVRASELLKRSDAIICESSEKTKKLLFALGIKGKPLINYPSDNEGRMSSVFRAVEARDMCVLVSSAGTPGVSDPGHLIVREAMMRGIPVFPIPGPHAPGACLSVCPFKIKEYVFAGFLPRGFSAAAAVLKKYFTLGIPVVAFATKRNIERVARILKEYFPRTSVFAGREMTKKFEEYVLFDDADSFSAWASSKKLGEFTLVLNPQEGLEAGEEIK, from the coding sequence ATGAATGAGCTGAATGTCATAGCCACACCGATAGGCAATCTCGGTGATATCACCGTTCGCGCGAGCGAGCTTCTGAAAAGATCTGACGCTATTATCTGCGAAAGTTCCGAGAAAACCAAAAAACTTCTTTTCGCTCTCGGCATAAAAGGCAAGCCGCTGATAAACTATCCATCTGACAACGAAGGCAGGATGAGTTCTGTTTTTAGGGCCGTGGAAGCCAGGGATATGTGTGTGCTGGTCTCTTCCGCCGGAACGCCCGGCGTTTCTGATCCCGGGCATCTGATCGTCAGAGAGGCGATGATGCGCGGTATCCCAGTTTTCCCTATTCCCGGGCCGCACGCGCCGGGGGCATGTTTGAGCGTTTGCCCGTTTAAGATCAAAGAATATGTTTTCGCGGGTTTTCTTCCGCGCGGTTTTTCGGCCGCCGCCGCGGTTCTTAAAAAATATTTCACGCTCGGTATTCCCGTCGTGGCTTTCGCGACAAAAAGAAATATAGAGCGTGTGGCGAGGATTTTAAAAGAATATTTTCCGCGCACTTCTGTTTTCGCGGGACGCGAGATGACAAAAAAATTTGAAGAGTACGTGCTTTTTGATGACGCGGATTCCTTCAGCGCATGGGCGTCGTCGAAAAAACTCGGCGAATTCACTCTTGTTCTGAACCCGCAGGAAGGCCTGGAAGCGGGCGAAGAAATAAAATGA
- a CDS encoding HD domain-containing protein produces MKKTELSSLSSSEAKVIPTAAPIDPNRFNELLKVIEGLHEYNVLTYTVNRDQELYDLIVKKATDIMNTHIGSLMLFDDKAMKLTIVAARGLPQKVIKTSSLKPGEGIAGKVFQSRKPIFCEDIEADERFKKKSRVKYSSKSFVAVPLKVKGRVVGVLNVNNRKTREPFTAEGMKILTLIADEAAMTIENRRLLRSIEKAYMDTIATLAKMLDERMPSTRGHSRRVAELSSELAKRMGLPEERHQLIKRAALIHDIGKIGIQDNVLLKPRALNAVERKIIQSHPRIGSEIVDRVEFFNIFVPIIAFHHEWFNGEGYPMGLSGAQIPLGARIVAVCDAWDAMISERAYRDPLTKPQAAAELTRASGSQFDPDVVKEFLKMLKKKTRKMPTLSFYE; encoded by the coding sequence ATGAAAAAAACAGAATTATCATCATTATCATCATCTGAGGCGAAAGTTATCCCGACGGCGGCGCCCATCGATCCTAACCGCTTCAACGAGTTATTGAAAGTCATTGAGGGCCTTCATGAGTATAATGTTCTGACATACACGGTCAACCGTGATCAGGAACTTTATGATCTCATAGTGAAGAAAGCCACCGATATTATGAACACCCACATAGGCTCGCTGATGCTTTTTGACGATAAGGCCATGAAATTGACAATAGTGGCGGCGCGCGGCCTGCCCCAAAAAGTTATTAAAACCAGTTCTCTTAAACCGGGAGAAGGCATCGCGGGCAAAGTTTTTCAGAGCAGAAAGCCCATTTTCTGCGAAGATATTGAGGCCGACGAGCGATTCAAGAAAAAGAGCAGGGTCAAATATTCTTCTAAAAGTTTTGTGGCCGTGCCGCTCAAGGTGAAAGGCCGTGTTGTGGGTGTGCTCAATGTGAACAACAGAAAAACCCGTGAGCCTTTCACGGCGGAGGGTATGAAAATCCTGACGCTGATAGCGGATGAGGCGGCGATGACAATAGAGAACAGGCGTCTTCTGCGCAGTATAGAAAAAGCTTATATGGACACCATCGCGACGCTGGCGAAAATGCTGGATGAAAGGATGCCGTCCACAAGAGGCCATTCCAGAAGGGTAGCGGAACTATCTTCGGAGCTGGCAAAACGCATGGGCCTGCCTGAAGAGAGGCACCAGCTCATAAAACGAGCCGCGTTGATACATGATATAGGAAAAATAGGGATACAGGACAATGTACTGCTGAAGCCCCGGGCGCTCAATGCCGTTGAAAGAAAAATAATCCAGAGCCATCCGCGCATAGGCAGCGAGATCGTGGACAGGGTGGAATTTTTCAATATTTTTGTGCCGATAATAGCGTTTCATCACGAGTGGTTTAACGGTGAAGGTTATCCCATGGGCTTGTCCGGGGCTCAGATCCCCCTGGGCGCGAGGATTGTCGCGGTCTGCGACGCGTGGGACGCCATGATTTCCGAAAGAGCGTACAGGGATCCTCTGACAAAACCACAAGCGGCCGCTGAACTTACGCGCGCCAGCGGATCACAGTTCGATCCCGATGTTGTCAAAGAATTCCTGAAGATGCTCAAAAAGAAAACGCGTAAAATGCCTACCCTCTCTTTTTATGAATGA
- a CDS encoding V-type ATP synthase subunit D — protein MRLNVNPTRMEMQRLKKSLVLARRGWKMLKDKQDELMRIFLEKKDVFFKLYRKCNENMREILSLAIAGNAFLSGEKTSHLASLSGARLFLEAGVKNIFNLRVPDFHVKYSGKAITYKSAESVVYWDKAVEKAAALLPDIIAAGALLFEIQALCIEIASTRRRVNALEYIMIPNITETVKYINFKLEEMERANTVRLMKIKEIVRSH, from the coding sequence ATGAGGCTTAACGTAAATCCCACGCGCATGGAGATGCAGCGACTGAAGAAGTCCCTTGTCCTCGCCCGCCGCGGCTGGAAAATGCTCAAGGACAAGCAGGATGAGCTGATGAGGATCTTCCTGGAAAAAAAAGATGTTTTTTTCAAACTTTACAGGAAATGCAATGAGAATATGAGGGAAATCCTGTCTCTGGCCATAGCGGGTAACGCTTTTCTTTCCGGGGAAAAAACGTCGCATCTGGCGTCGCTTTCCGGGGCCAGGCTCTTTCTTGAGGCCGGCGTGAAAAATATTTTCAATTTGAGGGTGCCGGATTTTCATGTGAAATATTCGGGTAAAGCTATAACTTACAAATCCGCCGAGAGCGTTGTTTACTGGGATAAGGCGGTGGAAAAGGCCGCCGCGCTGCTTCCGGATATTATCGCCGCAGGGGCCCTTCTTTTTGAAATACAGGCGCTTTGTATTGAGATCGCCTCAACAAGGCGGCGGGTGAATGCGCTGGAATATATAATGATACCCAATATCACCGAAACCGTTAAGTATATTAATTTCAAACTTGAGGAGATGGAAAGGGCCAACACCGTGCGTCTTATGAAAATCAAAGAAATTGTCAGGAGTCATTAG
- a CDS encoding V-type ATP synthase subunit B, which produces MKEYRSIRSIQGPLIRVDGVTGVGYSEVANIRLEDGSRRMGKVLDISRDSALIQLFEGTEGININGSGVSFLGETLHFGVSAEILGRVFNGVGKVIDDGGEIIPDKKLDIDGFPINPYARDYPEEFIETGVSAIDAMTTLVRGQKLPIFSASGLPHNELAAQIARQARVVGKDEKFAVVFAAMGITFEEARFFQKDFARTGALERSVLFINLADDPAIERIATPRVALTAAEYLAFEKDMHVLVILTDMTNYCDALREISAARKEIPGRRGYPGYMYTDLASIFERAGRIKGKKGSITQIPILTMPEDDKTHPIPDLTGYITEGQVIISRVLNKKGIYPPIDVLPSLSRLKEKGIGEGKTREDHGNVTAQLFASYARGKEAKELALILGEASLTEDDVKFAAFADEFEQRFVAQSVNESRDLATTLDLGWELLKKIPRKELKRVKEEQIKKYMKAGTD; this is translated from the coding sequence ATGAAAGAATATAGAAGTATCAGGAGCATACAGGGGCCGCTCATCAGGGTTGACGGCGTGACGGGCGTCGGTTATTCGGAGGTGGCGAATATCCGCCTTGAGGACGGTTCCCGCCGCATGGGAAAGGTGCTGGATATATCCAGGGACAGCGCCCTGATACAGCTTTTTGAGGGTACGGAAGGAATAAATATAAACGGTTCCGGGGTGTCTTTTCTGGGGGAGACGCTTCATTTCGGCGTGTCCGCTGAGATCCTTGGAAGGGTTTTTAACGGTGTCGGCAAGGTTATTGACGACGGCGGCGAGATCATCCCCGACAAAAAACTCGACATAGACGGCTTCCCTATAAATCCTTACGCGAGAGATTATCCGGAGGAATTTATCGAGACGGGGGTGTCGGCCATCGACGCCATGACAACTCTTGTCAGGGGACAGAAACTTCCTATATTTTCGGCCTCCGGCCTGCCTCACAACGAACTGGCGGCCCAGATAGCCAGACAGGCCCGGGTCGTGGGTAAGGATGAGAAGTTTGCTGTTGTTTTCGCTGCCATGGGCATCACTTTTGAGGAGGCCCGTTTTTTTCAGAAAGATTTCGCCAGAACCGGCGCGCTTGAGAGGAGCGTGCTGTTTATAAACCTCGCGGACGATCCGGCCATAGAAAGGATAGCCACGCCGAGAGTCGCCCTGACGGCCGCCGAATACCTGGCTTTTGAAAAAGATATGCACGTTCTGGTGATTCTTACAGACATGACAAATTACTGTGACGCTTTAAGAGAAATATCTGCGGCGAGAAAAGAGATACCCGGCAGACGCGGTTATCCCGGCTATATGTACACGGATCTGGCGTCTATCTTTGAGAGGGCGGGGAGAATAAAAGGCAAGAAGGGTTCTATAACGCAGATCCCTATCCTGACGATGCCGGAAGACGATAAGACCCATCCCATACCTGATCTGACGGGATACATCACCGAGGGACAGGTGATAATATCCAGGGTACTGAACAAAAAAGGGATATATCCGCCCATAGATGTTCTCCCGTCGCTGTCAAGGCTCAAGGAGAAAGGCATAGGCGAGGGTAAGACCCGCGAGGACCACGGTAATGTGACGGCGCAGCTGTTCGCGAGTTACGCGCGAGGGAAAGAGGCCAAGGAACTGGCCCTGATTCTCGGCGAGGCGTCGCTGACCGAAGATGATGTGAAGTTCGCCGCCTTTGCTGATGAATTTGAACAGCGCTTTGTGGCTCAGTCTGTGAATGAATCACGGGATCTTGCCACGACACTTGATCTGGGCTGGGAGCTTTTGAAAAAAATTCCCCGCAAAGAACTCAAGAGGGTGAAGGAAGAACAAATTAAAAAATACATGAAGGCCGGGACCGATTAA
- a CDS encoding V-type ATP synthase subunit A codes for MNKKGKIIRVAGPLIQAVGLDDVKMYEVVHVGIQGLIGEVIEIQGEVVSVQVYEETGGIAPGEPVEATGSPLTVELGPGLIQSIYDGIQRPLEKVREQTGDYILRGVRAAGLARDKKWEFKPLAANGTQVQEFSILGTVKESEAIESKIMVPPGVSGKVSGIKAGSFLVTDDICKVGETPVQMMFKWPVRKPLPYTKKILPSEPLVTGTRVIDSFFPVAKGGTGCIPGPFGSGKTVVLHQLAKWSDADVVVYVGCGERGNEMTDVLTEFPELLDPRSGRPLLERTVLIANTSNMPVAAREASIYTGITIAEYFRNQGMDVAVMADSTSRWAEALREMSGRLEEMPGEEGYPAYLTSRIAGFYERSGVVEVGTPPRTGSVSVVGAVSPPGGDLSDPVVQATLRMVKVFWSLESSLAYQRHFPAINWLNSYSLYIDDITDFYEKNNMKEFPAMRKQALKILQEESSLQEIVRLVGVESISDEDRLTLETAKIIREDFLHQHAFDEQDAYTAVSKQFKMLGIIMMFHERAEKAVKKGVPIKQIIDIPCKEKIARMKIMDESELPEVEKILKENFAALQGAGGGKEE; via the coding sequence ATGAATAAAAAAGGAAAAATTATCAGAGTGGCCGGGCCCCTTATTCAGGCGGTCGGCCTCGATGACGTCAAGATGTATGAGGTCGTGCATGTCGGCATACAGGGACTCATAGGAGAGGTGATAGAGATCCAGGGCGAGGTGGTTTCCGTGCAGGTCTATGAGGAGACAGGGGGCATCGCCCCGGGTGAGCCGGTCGAGGCGACGGGTTCTCCTCTTACTGTCGAGCTCGGACCGGGACTCATACAGTCCATATACGACGGCATCCAGCGCCCGCTTGAAAAGGTGCGGGAGCAGACAGGGGATTACATTCTGCGCGGCGTAAGGGCCGCGGGCCTCGCGCGCGACAAAAAATGGGAATTCAAGCCTCTTGCCGCAAACGGCACCCAGGTGCAGGAATTCTCGATTCTCGGAACAGTTAAGGAATCAGAGGCTATAGAAAGCAAGATCATGGTACCTCCCGGCGTTTCCGGAAAAGTTTCGGGAATCAAGGCGGGTTCTTTTCTTGTGACGGACGATATCTGCAAAGTGGGAGAGACTCCGGTTCAGATGATGTTCAAATGGCCGGTGCGCAAGCCCCTGCCCTATACGAAAAAAATACTGCCGTCGGAGCCGCTCGTTACGGGCACAAGGGTAATAGATTCTTTTTTCCCTGTGGCCAAGGGCGGCACGGGATGTATTCCGGGGCCTTTCGGCAGCGGCAAAACGGTTGTTCTGCACCAGCTGGCGAAATGGTCTGACGCTGATGTCGTGGTTTATGTCGGCTGCGGGGAAAGAGGCAATGAGATGACGGATGTCCTCACGGAATTCCCCGAACTGCTGGATCCGAGAAGCGGACGGCCTCTTCTTGAGAGAACGGTGCTGATAGCCAACACGTCAAACATGCCTGTCGCCGCCAGGGAAGCCTCAATTTATACAGGTATTACGATAGCTGAGTATTTCCGCAATCAGGGCATGGATGTCGCCGTGATGGCCGATTCCACCTCCCGCTGGGCGGAGGCCCTCAGAGAAATGTCCGGCCGGCTGGAAGAGATGCCGGGCGAAGAAGGTTATCCGGCATATCTGACTTCAAGGATCGCCGGTTTTTACGAGAGAAGCGGAGTAGTGGAGGTGGGCACGCCTCCCAGGACGGGTTCCGTGTCAGTGGTCGGAGCTGTTTCACCCCCCGGCGGCGATCTTTCCGACCCCGTGGTGCAGGCGACGCTGCGGATGGTGAAGGTGTTCTGGAGCCTGGAATCGTCACTGGCTTATCAGAGGCATTTTCCGGCGATCAACTGGCTGAATTCCTATTCGCTGTACATAGACGATATCACGGATTTTTATGAGAAAAACAACATGAAAGAGTTTCCCGCGATGAGAAAACAAGCTCTGAAAATCCTGCAGGAGGAATCGAGCCTCCAGGAAATTGTCCGTCTTGTAGGAGTGGAATCGATCTCCGACGAGGACAGGCTGACTCTTGAAACCGCCAAGATCATAAGAGAGGATTTTCTGCATCAGCACGCTTTTGACGAGCAGGACGCCTATACCGCTGTCAGCAAACAGTTCAAGATGCTGGGGATAATCATGATGTTTCATGAACGCGCCGAAAAGGCCGTGAAAAAAGGCGTGCCGATAAAGCAGATCATAGATATTCCCTGCAAGGAAAAAATAGCCAGGATGAAGATAATGGATGAGTCGGAATTACCCGAGGTGGAAAAAATCCTTAAAGAAAATTTTGCCGCGCTTCAGGGCGCAGGCGGAGGGAAGGAAGAATGA
- a CDS encoding V-type ATP synthase subunit K: protein MDGLTIALFGAGIAVFLGGIGSAVGVSTAGQAAAGVLSEKPEKFGETFILVALPGTQGIYGFAVGFMAILKLGLLGGGTPAAVSVSQGLLLLAACIPVGVAGLLSGIYQGRVCASGIGIVAKQEGKFGLAVIYGILVETYALLGFVTSILVVLSVQL from the coding sequence ATGGATGGATTGACAATTGCTTTATTCGGGGCCGGGATCGCCGTGTTTCTCGGGGGAATAGGCTCCGCCGTCGGAGTGTCGACGGCCGGTCAGGCCGCCGCCGGAGTTTTGAGCGAGAAGCCGGAAAAATTCGGTGAGACATTTATTCTTGTGGCTCTTCCCGGAACGCAGGGCATTTACGGCTTCGCCGTGGGATTTATGGCGATCCTCAAGCTCGGCCTTCTGGGCGGCGGCACGCCCGCGGCGGTCTCTGTCAGCCAGGGGCTTCTTCTTCTGGCCGCCTGCATTCCCGTGGGAGTGGCCGGGCTCTTGAGCGGAATCTATCAGGGCAGGGTCTGCGCTTCAGGAATAGGTATTGTGGCCAAACAGGAAGGCAAATTCGGACTCGCGGTCATATACGGCATTCTTGTGGAGACTTACGCGCTGCTGGGTTTTGTCACATCGATCCTGGTGGTACTATCGGTGCAGCTCTAA